A window of Daucus carota subsp. sativus chromosome 2, DH1 v3.0, whole genome shotgun sequence genomic DNA:
taactttcattgacagagtatcaattacaaaaactctataagcacttattgtataaccaacaaaaattgcttcagatgccttgggctcaaacttgttcaagttctcttcaccatccttgagaacaaaacacttggctccaaaaacatgaagatgtttgacatatggtttcttgtctttatacaaatgaaatggagttttcatatgatccttgttgatcaaagttctattctgggtatagcaggcagtagacacaacatcagcccaaaagtacagaggaagctttgcttcagcaatcatagtccttgcagcttcgatcagtgtacgattctttctttcgacgactccattctgctgaggagtccttggtgctgaatactgccttctaattcccttctcagagtaaaagttaattagagtttgattcttgaattccgtgccattatctgaccttacagctttcactggaacacccttttctaattcaactgactttatatgatcaatcactgtcatcggggtttcatccttagaagctaggaagtaaacccaggtaaatttcgagaagtcatccacaatgactaaggcatatcttcctccatcaattgatgcaacattcacaggaccaaacaaatccatatgcagtaagtgaagtggatttgtaatggtattgatggtcttgcctttgtgagatgctctcttcgcttttcctttctgacaagcttcacaaagatcatcagatgagaattccagggaaggcaaacctctcaccagatctctcttgactagagagttcattgttttgaagttgaggtgtgagagtttcttatgccataaccaactatcttcagcagacgctttggcgtagaaacagtgaacttcgtttccaggtcctgaagacaaatcagctacgaatatattgcctttccttatgccacatagtgaagggcgtttatccttgatatgtttaatgatacatatctccttttcaaaatgaacataatatcccttgtcacaaaactgactaacactcaggagattatgttgaagtccttccactatagcaatttcttctatgatgatctttccaattttgtactttccatatcccacagtacgacctttgctattatcagcaaagctcactgttgggccagctccttctcttatgtcttccaacagggatctattgccagtcatgtgcattgacgctccactgtcaagcacccaggtaacacgaacaattccactggcaccctgaaaaagacaacttgattaaacattctttgggacccaaacttgattgggtccagcaaacttaaagaactgatttctatcaggtgtaacaatagagcctcttggactgatacttggttcagacttgactgaacttactttcttaacaacagccttataaaccttagttttaggctttggaacataagtctccttcctaacatgagtaggactagcagtctttgatctagcatgcttgttgtttgtgtgttgtctaggtgatgtgttttcatttttagcatgcaaatttttaaaataagcagacatcaaattgaaagcacaagtcatacaattatcaacactacaagatttatgacatgcatcaaaagcaggaacaacagaagtatcagtcatagtagtaggaacatcaatagattctactctaaccttgttatcaaatttaaagttctcagtagaatgacacctattgttcttgttcttactattaacaaaattattgggcttgttgaatttagttctctcagagttgacacctaaaccagctttaggcaacctaacattgcctttcactttgattggtttcagtgatgtcaagatctcatctctcttctcattactctctttcaatttaaggtcttcctgtttgagttcatatctaatgacaacaggagtctctaaaagaggttcagcttctgaggttttaaacaaaggtttaagggaatctttcaaaacaaaaggaatccctctttcctcagcactcttcttaaaaggagtaatgttactagccttacctacggatttgttatagtcaaaacctattccaacagttctcttgatctcttgtttatcattaagttctttgactatagtggaggcatccttaaaggctttacacttaactttctcttcgtctagctgaagtcttaaagcaatctcacctttctctagaactttgactttagcacattgtaatcctaagtccatagtcaattgttctattttaggttttaatactttcatctcattcatcttataagcatgaatttctaagactaaagtatcaattttaagattggcagctttcatctttttaatagcatcatctctttcaagtcctaattgcataaacagtttagggcatgtaggatctacctgaaagcttccagcaggaggaggtgaagatgatccagtattagccatgaaagcaacattccctagctgctcctcttcatcactatctgtatcatcccagcttttgccttctgccatataagatttgcttttgaaactttgacttccagaagtaccatgatgctttctaaccagtgcatcatacttctgcttcagctcatcatacgaatcttttctttttccttgaaccttgggctgtttgcattcagttgcaaagtgtccaggttcaccacaattgaagcatttgaacttgcttctgtccaccatcccagtcttgtatcctcctttgcttgtagaagatgaatagcctcccttctgaaacttactaacagtaggtttgtatttataggaagggttcttcctgaatctcatgtttccaaacttcttggcaaacagtgatagagattgatcttctaactgttcaagctcttccattgtatagaactcttcgtcaccactggaagaagcagtttgaccaatctcaggtacaacaaattcctgagtagtcttagaaggaacaacaacatccttcttcttttcttccagtataggtgactcaacaactagagctctcgaatggttctgtgttttaccccagccatatctctgtttactctgaacttgctccagttcataagttttcaaaactccgtagagtctttccagagaaatcttattcagatctctgctttccctgatggcagtgattctgtgttccagatgttcaggaagtgttaagagaaacttcatgttgacctctttcttgtcatagaatttcccattcagatttaaattatttatcaaattattaagtctgataaacacttctgaaatcccttctccgggattggaaccaaactgttcatactgagccatcagtatctctttcttgttttccctaacttcctctgagccttcattgataatctctaatgtatcccagatttgcttggcgtttgtacaatttacaacagcattgtacatcactggatttagagattcaaccaagattagttgaagagcatcatctaagttcatctgttcactctcttcatctgtgtactcagaaagttctttcggaatgacctgatgaggtatcaacacaccatcctcttcgtgtgctaatattacattcatcggagtagtaacacctttgtctaaaatcccgatgtattttctgttcgctgttcggaggaataggaacatgtgccttttccataggccaaagtgttcctggctgaacggtgggattttaatgctactgatcttttgcgtactcattttttttaagaatttaaagtgaatagtgtttggagagatttggatttttgaaagaaaaatatttttaatcaaaattaatttttggaataaaattaattcgaataaaaaatatttggacgttacagagtttgtataggatctgatacggtaaaatggtatcaaccgctctgatgccaattgttaggtccagatatgattgtagaaggggggggggttgaatacaatcagtaccaaatcgtcgcggaagtgaatctgattgaatatgatttgttaatcagattataattaattaatataacaatgtttgaagtcgttatataattaaaatggttcagttttaatgtccactaaagttcgtagaataaattcgacagggtatattctagatttagtgattaaaacaaccgggttatcaaagcacagaaaactgtgaatataacgatcaagcaagttacaaacaacttgaaagctttacaaatgctttgaatacaaagtgaatgaacacttgaaaatgaagaatggatgccatatttataggcaaagcattgtacatgcaagacaatcactagacaagacaattacaagctagcaaagacaattacaagaagggtgagacaatctaggcttgggcaagacaaaaaggggcaagggaagacaatcacagattgtctaccatgctttaaccaagtcagaaagacaatcaaaggggaagggaagacaattgcaCTGCCAGTAAGACAACTGccagaatcggcaagacaatccaggattgtcttgcacaccaaccacttgactcggcaagacaagacaaagagattgtcttgctgtcatACTCAtaccttcggcaagacaattcacaagaattgtcttgcacaccattgaaccactgaaatgaatcggcaagacaattagaaattgtcttgctgattcaaccAAGACCCAGGCAGACAatggagaattgtcttggaagcaaagtgaagccactcggcaagacaatccagaattgtcttgctgaggtggtttttgtgattaaataaagaaataaaatagtatattaaaatagaaaattattcacttaattaatttaatcatataaattcataaattaaattaattcgagagtgaattaatttaataaataaattacataattaatataattatttgagaagtgaaataatagtctattaaaatatttaatcacacaatcttcagtagaacagcttccggtcttctttaaacttgaataacttcttcttgatttgtcgaacgaacgaactaccacttctgcttgacttcaaatatttaatttgaataactgatacacagatgtactgtctggttcatctgtatctagttaaatcaaatattcttcgtcaaataaacaataagaatttggttagttcgtcgagtcttcgtcttgtacgtacatcttcattaaatggaatcttctgatgaaataaagtatagaaactttatgtcttctgaattcctggacgtgccacaaaagattatttgtgcactgaggcttgaacatattaatgaacttctttcagtggcgtgcagcagcatcctggaacttatctgacatatgatttccataaatcatttgacgttcttcgtactgattccgatgacttgctatttactgagctttctgatctgagttgagttgtacctctttaaatacaaataggctgaacatatgcctttcaaaacCGAAATTGCTCGAATccttgaagaaaaagaaaaagagctcAAAATAGAAACTCGCAAAATCAAGGATGAACATTCCAACATCTTAGCACAATGCAAAGATcaagaaagaattttaaatgctAAGATTGATGCCTTAATCAATGATAAAAATGATCTTGAACGAACGATTCAACGATTTACAAAAGGCAATGAAATGTTGGATAGAATGGTACATTCTAAAATATCCTATAATCATGAAGGATtgggatatgataaaaatgctcaagGAAAGAGCAATGCTCAACCAAAGGAACGAATTTTTCAAAAAGATTCTAGTTGACCAACACTAAAATGTTCATATTGCAATAAAAATGGACATGACGTTTAAAGTTGCAAATTCAAGAATGGTGAATTTAAGGGGAAGCATATATGGGTTTGTAAAGGAACAAAACAAAATCCCAAGGTTGAAAAATATGTACCATACAAAAATGTTTCTAATGAGCAAAGGCAACCAAGATTTAATTATCATCAAAAGCCTATACCGTTTCAATATAGAAATACAAGGAATAACATATTTCCAAATGGTCAATCCTCTAGGAATTATCATGTACCAAGTTATGATTTCTATTCTCAAAATACAATGCGTTATCCAAATAATAGATCATGTGTATCAATATGCAAATTCTCATAAAAATGATTCGAGAGATACACGGTACTATGATAACTCAAGATATCAATGTAGGAACAATGCACCTAGAAATGAATATGCTACAAGAAATGTTCTTCCTACTTCAAACCCTTATCTTTATTATGAAGTACTAACCCcaggaccctcaagacaaaagggtacctataaatttaattgatttattttgtagGAATGCCTTGTTGCTAAGCAAAACATgtggtaccttgatagtggttgttcaaggcaCATGACAGTGAATAAATCTCTTTTGAACGACATTAAAAAGGTAACCGCTGGAGTTGTCACGTTTGGAGATAGCAGCAAAGTTAATATTATTGGCATTGGGGATATTGGAAATGAACATTTTAGTATTGCCAATGTGCAACTAGTTACGGGACTTAAGTATAACCTACTTTCGATAAGTCAATTGTGCGATAATGGTTATAAGGTAATTTTCTATCCAACTCATTGTTCGATTCttaataaggatggaaaattagtCCTTACTTGTCCTCGTAGTAAAAATGTGTATACTTGTGATATAAGTAAGCACAATAATGTATGTCTAATCACTACTCAAGATGAtccttggttatggcatcgaagattaggacatgctaatatgaagttgattaaaaatatatcaacaaaTGATCGTGTTAGAGGTATACCAAAGTTGAATTACCAAAAAGATCATACTTGTGAGGCTTGTGAGATTGGCAAGCAAATAAGGGCATCTCACAAATCTAAATTCATGGTATCtacctctagacctctcgagctATTACATATGGACTTAGTTGGTCCAGTACCCGTACAAAGTCTCGGAGGATGTTCTTATACCttggttattgttgatgatttttcacgatatacgtggacggaatttctcaaagccaAAAGTGATGCTTTAGAGTCTTTCTCGTCCCTgtgcaaaaagattcaaaatcaacaaaacaataCCATAGTCTATATAAGAACTGATcatggtaaagaatttgaaaattctagcttcactgaattttgtgaagaacATGGAATTACTCATAATTTTTCCGCTCCCTATACtcctcaatcaaatggagttgttgaaagtaaaaatagaacattacaagaaatggcaagtactatgcttaatgaatatcgtcgtcctaaatatttttgggctgaagctatGTCTACTGCTTGTCATATACTAAATAGAGTTTTGTTATGCCCTATAACTCAAAAGACTCCATACGAGCTTTATTTTGGCAAAACTCCTAAACTtagttattttagagtttttggatgtaaatgcttTATTCTAAACTCCAAAAATTACCTTACGAAGTTTGATCCTAAATCAAGCGAAGGTATATTTCGCGGTTATTCAACAAATAGTAAAGCATATCGAGTATTCAATCTCAAAACTctggtggtggaagaatctatgaatgttgcttTCGATGAAGcaaaaccaccctcgaagtatattgatcttgttgataaagaagatGCACAACAAGATGGGATTGAAGATGTTATTCGACAATTCCTATTATAAGGAGTCATCCATTAGATAATGTTTTGGGTGATTTAAGTAAAGGAGTTCAAACTCGTTCACAAGTTCAAAATGTTGTGAATCATCTTAGTTTTCTATCTCAAATAGAACCTAAGACTGCTAAAGAGGCTTTACTTGACGAGGATTGGATTTCTacaatgcaagatgaattaaataaatttactcGAAGTAAAGTGTGGGAACTCGTTCCAAAACCCAAAGATACTTCCATAATTGGAACTAAATGGGTATTTAGAAATAAACTCGATGAAAATGGAACGGTAGTTCGTAATAAAGCGAGATTAGTcgctcaaggatatactcaaatggaaggtaTAGACTTCGATGAAACCTATGAACCAGTGGCACGAATAGAATCAATTCGAATGCTTTTAGCATTTGCGTGTCATAAAgttttcaaggtatatcaaatggatgttaaatcCGCCTTCTAAAACGGgattcttgaagaagaagtttatgtaaaacaacctcccggttttgaagattCTGTTAATCCAgagtatgtatataaattatacaagGCTTTATAtggattaaaacaagctccaagagcttggtatgaaaggttaagcaaATTCCTATtagataataaatttaagatgGGAATTGTCGATAAAACCTTATTTACGAGACAAGAAAATGATAAGAAAACCTTATTTACGAGACAAGAAAACCTTATTtcctattataaattatttaagatGGGAATTCCAAGAgacgatatcatttttggatcaacaaatgataATCTCTGCAAGGAATTCTctgaaaatatgagtaaggaattcgaaatgagtatgatgggagaattaaatttctttttgggcTTGCAAATTAAGCAATCCAATGAGGGCATTCATATTTCAcaatcaaagtattgtaaagaaatggtcaagaaatttgaaatggaaaatgctAAACCCATTTCTACTCCTATGTCTTTATCGgataaattaacggaagatcctAAAGGAATACCCgttgacactaagaaatatcgtgGAATGATcggaagtttattatatataactgcTAGCCGACCCGATATTCAAAATAGTGTTTGTaaatgtgcaagatttcaagttGCCCCTAAGGAATCTCATTTATCCGCCGTAAAAAGAATTTTGCGATATTTAAAAGGCACTGTTGACCTTGGCCTTTGGTATCCAAAAGGTGTCCATTGAATCtagtatgtttttctgattcggattatgccggacatttggtagacagaaaaagtactagtggtacgtgtcagttccttggtggatgtttagtttcgtggttttcaaagaaacaaaattccaTATCAATATCCACtacggaagctgaatatattgctgCTGCAAAGTGTTGTGCTCAAATATTATGGATGAAACAAACTTtggcatattataatattaaatttgatgttgTGTCAATTCTATGCGACAATACAAGTGctattgatttaagtaaaaatcctGTACTGCACTCAAGGTCAAAGCACATAGATATCCGACATCACTTTttacgtgatcatgtcaataaaggcgACATAAAAATGACTCATGTTGAAACTGAGTTTAATATCGCtgacattttcaccaagccattaagttccgaaagattcgctaaattacgattggatttaggaatgtTGGAACcggctaaataatattttggcaaaatttattataaaataatatatgagtaATGCTCATTATTTCAGATATTTCATGTACTTTAAATATGGTAATTAATTCGGATCTTTCAAGTATACTCTAAAAGTTTAGATTtgtcaataaagaaatttattgatcgAATTTTTCTGAGTCAAAATTCGGGAgttcataattataattatatttattgtacaagcaaattttaatatttgtgagATATCTAAATATGAGAATTATTCATGAAATATTAtgccaaaaataattatatccatTATATTAATCTTTTGTCCATTAAcactattataaaattaatttatgtggACAAAACCTCTTTAAgagtgaataaaataatttaatatgaatcTATTTTTGTCCTTGTGATtcaagaatatataatatatggacaaatgaatatttaaataaatagatTCAAATTCTTTATTTAGTGAGAATTTATCCAAATCAAATAGTTAATTGTCCAATTATTAACTTATTCAAAAACTCGAAGTTAAGGACAATTTACAAATCATGAATATTCAAATATTCCGAGAATTTAAAATCAAGAGAACTAATATCAAATCtcgaatatttatatttcaacaaAATAATTCAAAGAAACTTTCTACTTGTCCAAATAAGATTACAAAGTTGATATTCTGAAATGGACAAAATTACATGTCAATACtcgaaattaaaatttgaattaatttttttaatttatttcgaaAAATTATCcgaaataatcaaaataagcgTCCAATTAATTCAATACTCAATTTTGGGCAATATCTTTTATTcttgtattaaaaaaatccagttattttctcaaatattttttgtaaatgctggataaattattttcagttttaaaattgttttctcaaaatgtataatatttttaaaaatgatttttcaaaaatcagtTATAAAAACGGCTTTAAACCGACCCGAATGGATCAGACCCGACCCATCCTACATCTTTTAATCTCAGCTGTTGATCAGTTTTAGGGATTTAATCGTAGCCGTATATTCAATAAATACATAAGCCGTAAAATCAGCTGCTTACCTCATTTTTTTTCACCGCCTCTCAGCTGTCTCTCTCGagtctctctcgctctctcgaTTCTTCTCGAAACCCTACCTTTTCTCTGACCAAATCGCCTGATTTCTTGATTGAAATCTCAGTTTTATGTTCGGATACTATACTTTCATGGATCATCTCATCGATTTTGAGATCGATTCTCTCTGCATGTCGGGTTTGAGAAATCAATATTCGATTTCGTGTCCACACACTCAATGTCGATTAATTGATATTGAGATTAAGGCCGAAATCTATATTTGCTGCCTAGATCAATTTAAAAACTCGCGTTTTCATGTTTGAAATCTCTGAAATCGCAAAAATGTTTTAGTTCGATTTAAACCCTAGTTTGAAAATCTCTTGTTTTGGGTTCCAATCGACTTAAATCAGTGTTCTTAGGCATTATTCTTACAAAACAAAAGCTATTCTTCAAAAACCCCAAATATTTTGTGTTCGATTTTAAAACCCTTGTTTCGAATTGGTGTGGTTTTGTGATGAATCGACTCGGAAATGGCTTGATATGCTTTTGTTGATGATTCTGAGTTGATTTGCGTAAAAAGCCCCAATTTCGATTCGCGATTTTGAAACCCTAGTTATAATcgattatattttgaattgcTCTTACTGTATTTCGAGTGTTTATTGCAGGAATGTGACAAATCGGAGTCAATCAAGTCACTTCGGAATTATAATGAAAGCCGAAGCTCTCAAGTGCATGGCTTTATAAGTGTTTGTTCGAGGCTCGATTTGTATTTAAAGGTAAGTCTCGAGTGTATTTCGACCTCGAGCTCTGGTATGatctaaaaccctaatcttttttattattttttcactttttcGCCCCACTGACACTTTTATTTAGACTCTCTGCAGGTGTGGTGTTGAAATCGGTTCAATTAAAAGATAAAGATTGGTTTTGGCGCTCGAAAATTTGAACTAATATGGCTTGCTAGGCGCttgaattttgtatttttggtTGTGGATTTAGGTAAGTCCCAAGTAGACTTCTAAGCCTTGGGCACATGTATGATTTCACGATCCcttgtaattttaaattaacattGGCTGCTGGATGTTGAATTTGATATTGGATGTTTGTGGTGACTGTTGCCAGTTGGATTTTATGGATATATGGATGATGtatgtgcatatatatatgtg
This region includes:
- the LOC135150181 gene encoding uncharacterized protein LOC135150181, yielding MAYINAIGCSEGLSNSRPPLFDGTNFATWKTRFRIYARSQGVKVWMAIEDGPIILTKIVDDVTIEKKWAQEMWNKLVVTYEVTTDIKDSRMDTLIQEYENFKLQDGENIIDMETRFTRIIDELSQLGKNYTQYEKNRRVLKSLPPSWKVKVTTIKEMHNLNDYHIDNLFGNLRAYEEDNVPDIVVPKVEDKKKNMALKSILIDEDENDEDLNEEIQNLDESEIALLTRQLRRVLQSKAQRYGKGFLKSNNQQRVFNSNERPNYSQNYSPNYKSNFPTNSGYKGKNNQSPNGYNNANTSNNNIYTLPKPKEQNPEETQDVCFECKQPGHYKRECPKLSKGRILVAENGWDLSEDEESPEASEEVVNLCLMAIEDASTSTEISTNNQENQQAEAERWIMVEEWESNVRIGWMIDNLVEVEVVGSFEEGIVLDVVLLEVQVEPVVVDQAEHMPFKTEIARILEEKEKELKIETRKIKDEHSNILAQCKDQERILNAKIDALINDKNDLERTIQRFTKGNEMLDRMECLVAKQNMWYLDSGCSRHMTVNKSLLNDIKKVTAGVVTFGDSSKVNIIGIGDIGNEHFSIANVQLVTGLKYNLLSISQLCDNGYKVIFYPTHCSILNKDGKLVLTCPRSKNVYTCDISKHNNVCLITTQDDPWLWHRRLGHANMKLIKNISTNDRVRGIPKLNYQKDHTCEACEIGKQIRASHKSKFMVSTSRPLELLHMDLVGPVPVQSLGGCSYTLVIVDDFSRYTWTEFLKAKSDALESFSSLCKKIQNQQNNTIVYIRTDHGKEFENSSFTEFCEEHGITHNFSAPYTPQSNGVVESKNRTLQEMASTMLNEYRRPKYFWAEAMSTACHILNRVLLCPITQKTPYELYFGKTPKLSYFRVFGCKCFILNSKNYLTKFDPKSSEGIFRGYSTNSKAYRVFNLKTLVVEESMNVAFDEAKPPSKYIDLVDKEDAQQDGIEDVIRQFLL